The segment AGGCCTTCTTGCTCGACGCCCGCTTGGCGGTGCGCTTGGTGGTGGTGACCTTCGGCGGCGCCGCCTTGGGCGGTGCCTGGGTGGGCGCCTCCTTGTCGGGCACGTTCTTGTCAGGCGCCTTCCGGCCGGTCGGCTTGTGGCCCTTGAGCCGCACCCGCAGCGCGTTGCCGTTGCCGGAGGTCTCCAGGTAGGGCTGGGCGGTGATGAGGGTGCTCAGCCGCGCGCCCGGACCGGCGAAGTTTCGCGCGTCGAAGGACGGGTGGGTGCGGACCAGCTGGTTGCCCAGGGCGGGGAGGAGCGCCCAACCCTCGTCGTCGGAGACCGCGTTGACCGCGCGGGTGAGCGCGCTCTGCAGGTTGATCGAGGGGGTGTCCGCCTCGCCCGCGTCGTCGGCGTCGTCGTCGGCGTCCTCGCCGTCGCCGGGCCGGTCGGCGACCACCGCGAGGTCGATGAACTTGTCGCAGGCGTTGCGCAGCGACTCCGGCGCCTTGTTCTCCCCGAGCACGTAGACCTTCTTGCCCGACTCGCGCAGGCGGTGGGCGAGGCTGGTGAAGTCGCTGTCGCTGGTGACCAGCGCGAACGCCTCGACGTTGCCGTCGTACAGCAGGTCCATCGCGTCGATCACGAGCGCGAGGTCGGTGGAGTTCTTGCCGGACGTGTAGGCGTTCTGGTGCATCGCGCGCAGGCCGAGGCGGTTGAGCTTGCGCGCCCACTGGGTGAGGTGCGGGTTGGTCCAGTCGCCGTACACGCGCCGGATCGTCGGGTCGCCGTACTTCGCGACCTCGCCCAGCACCTCGTCTGCATAGGCCGGCCGCGTGTTGTCGGCGTCGATCATCACCGCGATCCGGTCGGCGGCTGCGTGGGACTCCATGCGTGCAGCCTAGGGCGCGCCCGAGCGTCGCCACCTCCTCTGGCAGGGTGGTGGCGTGAGGCGTGACGCGGTGGTCGTGGGTGGCGGGATCGCCGGTCTGGTCGCGGCCCGGGGCATCGCCGCCACCGGCTGCGACGTCCTGCTGCTCGAGGGTTCGCCCCAGGTCGGCGGCAAGCTCCGCAGCGCGGAGGTCGCCGGACTGACCGTCGACGTCGGCGCCGAGGCGATGCTCGCCCGTCGACCCGAGGGCCTGTCGCTCGCCGCCGAGCTCGGCGCCGAGGTGGTCCACCCGACGCCCGCGACGTCGGCGGTGTGGTCGCGCGGGTCCCTGCGCGCGATGCCGCGCTCGCTGATGGGCGTCCCCTTCGACCTCGACCAGCTCGCCGCCAGCGGTGTGCTCAGCCCCGAGGGCCTGGCGCGCGCGAGCGCCGAGGCCGCCACCACCGTCGACGACGACGTCTCCGTCGGCGACCTGGTCGCGGCACGGCTCGGCGACGAGCTCGTCGACCGCCTCGTCGAGCCGCTGCTCGGAGGCGTGTACGCCGGCCACGCCCACCACATCTCGGCGGCCGCGGCCGTGCCGCAGTTGCTCGCCATGGCCCGCCGCGGCAGCCTGCTCGAGCAGGCCTCAGGCGTGCCGGCCTCGGTCGCCCCGGTCTTCGCCGCCCTGCCCGGCGGGATGGGCCGAATGCCCGGCCTGGTCGCCGACGGCGGTGGCTTCGAGGTGCGCACCTCGGCGACCGTCCGCGCGCTGCGTCGTACGCCGTCGGGCTGGGCGCTGACCGTCGGCCCGACCACCAGCGCCGAGACGATCGAGGCCGACGTGGTCGTGCTCGCAACCCCCGCAGCAGCCACCGCCCGCCTCCTCGGCGAGGTGCTCCCGGACGCCGCGGCGGAGCTCGCCGCGGTCGACGCCGCCAGCGTCGCCGTCGTCACGCTGGCCTTCCGGGCCCAGGACGTCCCCGACGCGCTGTTCGACCGGTCCGGGTTCCTCGTGCCGCCCGTCGAGCGGCGCACCATCAAGGCCTCGACCTTCTCCTTCGCCAAGTGGGCGTGGGTGCGCGACCTCGACCGTGACGTCGTGGTGCTCCGCACCTCGCTCGGACGTCACCGTGAGGAGGCCACCCTCCAGGCCGGTGACGAGGGGCTGGTGCGGGTGTCCCTCGCCGACCTCGCTGCCATGGCGGGCATCACCGCCCGGCCCGTCGACACCCACGTCCAGCGGTGGGGCGGCGCCCTGCCGCAGTACGCCGTCGGCCACCTCGACCGGGTCGCGCGGATCCGCGCCGCCGTCAGCGGACAGCCGGGGCTCGCGGTCTGCGGGGCGGCGTACGACGGTGTCGGCATCCCGGCGGTGATCGGCTCGGCCCGGCAGGCCGTGGCCTCGGTCACACGGGCAGAATGACGGCATGAGCGAGTCCACCGAGACGCAGTCCAACGCAGCCCGCACGCGGGAGCTCAACGACACCATCCGCTACACGATGTGGTCGGTCTTCCGGCTCCGCGACGTCCTGGGCGACGCCGCCGACCGCGCCGCCGAGGCGACCGACGTCGAGGCGCTCCTCGAGGTGCTGGCCGAGCAGGACGTCGTCGTGCGCGGCATCTACGACGTCAGCGGCCTGCGTGCCGATGCCGACGTCATGGTGTGGTGGCACGCCGCCGACTCCCAGCAGCTGCAGGGCGCCTACAACGCCTTCCGGCGCACGGCCTTCGGCCGCCGCCTCGACCCGGTGTGGTCGCAGATGGCGCTGCACCGCCCGGCGGAGTTCAACAAGTCGCACATCCCGGCGTTCCTGGCCGACGAGGAGCCCCGCGCCCACGTGTGCGTCTACCCGTTCGTGCGGTCCTACGAGTGGTACCTCCTCGACGACGGCGAGCGTCGCCGGATGCTCGCCCAGCACGGCCAACAGGCTCGCGGCTATGCCGACGTGCGCGCCAACACCGTCGCCTCCTTCGCGCTCGGCGACTACGAGTGGATGCTCGCCTTCGAGGCCGACGAGCTGCACCGGATCGTCGACCTGATGCGCGACCTGCGCGCGTCGGACGCTCGTCGCCACGTGCGCGAGGAGGTGCCGTTCTACACCGGCGCCCGGGTCACGCCGCAGGAGCTGCTCGACCGCCTGCCCTGACGCGGCGCGCCGGGTGCTGGACATGGCTGCAGTCGTCGCTCTCGCAATGTAGAGTAAGTCACTCAACATTGTTCTCAGGAGGACCCATGACCGCCACCTTCCCCGCCTCCCAGGCCCCCGCCGTCCGCTCGACGGGTCGTGCGTCGAGCCGCACGACCGACCGACGACAGGCTGCCCGCACCGCGCTGGCCGAGCACCTCGCCACCCATGACCCCCTCGCGCACGTCGACCTGACCGTCCCGGAGCGCACCTGGGCCCGCGTCGGGACCGGTGTCGGTGCCGACATCTGGCTGATCACCTGGCCCGCCGGCTCGAGCACCGGCTGGCACGACCACGGCTCGGCGAGCGGTGCCTTCGTCGTCCTCACGGGGTCGCTGACCGAGTACGTCTGGACCGGAGTTGCCACGGCCGGGACCCTCGGTGCGTCGTCGGTGCGCGAGTTCGACGGCAGCCACATCCACGACGTCGTCAACCACGGCACCGAGACCGCCGTCTCCTTGCACTCCTACGCCCCGGGCCTGGCCGCGATGACGCGCTACGAGCTGGTCCGCGGACGGCTGCAGGTCACCAGCGTCGAGCAGCGCAGCGAGTCCTGGTGAGCACCGTCTCGAGCGTCCGGTACGACGGCATCGACGCCCTGCTCGCCGACGCGCGCAGCCGGCTGGAGCGGGTCGACGTCGAGACCGCCTACCGGGAGGCGCTCGGGGGCGCGGTGCTCGTCGACATCCGCCCCGCGGCACAGCGGGCGGCCGAGGGGGAGGTGCACCCCGCGGTGGGTCCGCTGGTGGTCGAGCGCAACGTGCTCGAGTGGCGGTTCGACCCGCGCTCGGACGCGCGCCTGGAAGAGGCGTCGTACGACACCCGCATCCTGGTGCTGTGCCAGGAGGGCTACACCTCCAGCCTGGCCGCCGACGCGCTGCGCAGCCTCGGCCTCGACGCCACCGACGTGGTGGGCGGCTTCAAGGCGTGGCGCGAGGCGCACCTGCCGGTCGCGTGCCGCGGCGACGGCTGACCCCGGAACGGCCCCGACCGCAGTAGCGTCGGAGCATCATGAGGATCCTCGCCGCTGCTGCCGTGCTGACCGTCCTGGGCGCCACCGCCTGCTCCACCGAGGCCGAGATGAGGGCCGTCGACCCCGCCTCCGGCTCCGATTCCGGTGCCGCCGCTGCGTCGTCGGGCGAGGCGCCGCAGCCGGTGCCCGACGGTGAGGTGCGCACGAGCGGCCTGGTCATGGTGATCGACGACGGCGACGGCCCGGAGCTGTGCCTGGGTGCCGTGGCGGAGTCCTACCCGCCCCAGTGCGGCGGCCCCGCGCTCGCCGACTTCGACTGGGGCGACGTGGGCTCCGAGGAGGCCTCCGGAGTGCGGTGGGGCTCCTACGCGCTGACCGGCACCTTCGACGGCTCCACTTTCACCGTCACCGACGCGATCCCCGCGGCCCTCTACGACACCATGGCCCAGCCCGAGGAGGAGCCGCTCGCCGCCGCGTGCGACGACCCGACCACGACC is part of the Nocardioides cavernae genome and harbors:
- a CDS encoding NYN domain-containing protein; protein product: MESHAAADRIAVMIDADNTRPAYADEVLGEVAKYGDPTIRRVYGDWTNPHLTQWARKLNRLGLRAMHQNAYTSGKNSTDLALVIDAMDLLYDGNVEAFALVTSDSDFTSLAHRLRESGKKVYVLGENKAPESLRNACDKFIDLAVVADRPGDGEDADDDADDAGEADTPSINLQSALTRAVNAVSDDEGWALLPALGNQLVRTHPSFDARNFAGPGARLSTLITAQPYLETSGNGNALRVRLKGHKPTGRKAPDKNVPDKEAPTQAPPKAAPPKVTTTKRTAKRASSKKA
- a CDS encoding protoporphyrinogen/coproporphyrinogen oxidase; this translates as MRRDAVVVGGGIAGLVAARGIAATGCDVLLLEGSPQVGGKLRSAEVAGLTVDVGAEAMLARRPEGLSLAAELGAEVVHPTPATSAVWSRGSLRAMPRSLMGVPFDLDQLAASGVLSPEGLARASAEAATTVDDDVSVGDLVAARLGDELVDRLVEPLLGGVYAGHAHHISAAAAVPQLLAMARRGSLLEQASGVPASVAPVFAALPGGMGRMPGLVADGGGFEVRTSATVRALRRTPSGWALTVGPTTSAETIEADVVVLATPAAATARLLGEVLPDAAAELAAVDAASVAVVTLAFRAQDVPDALFDRSGFLVPPVERRTIKASTFSFAKWAWVRDLDRDVVVLRTSLGRHREEATLQAGDEGLVRVSLADLAAMAGITARPVDTHVQRWGGALPQYAVGHLDRVARIRAAVSGQPGLAVCGAAYDGVGIPAVIGSARQAVASVTRAE
- the hemQ gene encoding hydrogen peroxide-dependent heme synthase produces the protein MSESTETQSNAARTRELNDTIRYTMWSVFRLRDVLGDAADRAAEATDVEALLEVLAEQDVVVRGIYDVSGLRADADVMVWWHAADSQQLQGAYNAFRRTAFGRRLDPVWSQMALHRPAEFNKSHIPAFLADEEPRAHVCVYPFVRSYEWYLLDDGERRRMLAQHGQQARGYADVRANTVASFALGDYEWMLAFEADELHRIVDLMRDLRASDARRHVREEVPFYTGARVTPQELLDRLP
- a CDS encoding cysteine dioxygenase translates to MTATFPASQAPAVRSTGRASSRTTDRRQAARTALAEHLATHDPLAHVDLTVPERTWARVGTGVGADIWLITWPAGSSTGWHDHGSASGAFVVLTGSLTEYVWTGVATAGTLGASSVREFDGSHIHDVVNHGTETAVSLHSYAPGLAAMTRYELVRGRLQVTSVEQRSESW
- a CDS encoding rhodanese-like domain-containing protein, which encodes MSTVSSVRYDGIDALLADARSRLERVDVETAYREALGGAVLVDIRPAAQRAAEGEVHPAVGPLVVERNVLEWRFDPRSDARLEEASYDTRILVLCQEGYTSSLAADALRSLGLDATDVVGGFKAWREAHLPVACRGDG